Proteins encoded in a region of the Hypomesus transpacificus isolate Combined female chromosome 17, fHypTra1, whole genome shotgun sequence genome:
- the mettl2a gene encoding tRNA N(3)-methylcytidine methyltransferase METTL2 isoform X1: MAAPNSVGGVLDEASIESGPALSKSISEDFKRPQFGTRFLTDPRQVFQHNAWDNVEWTQEQEAAAKKKVQEHSQPLPTEKQEEYDCRANEYWNDFYTIHENRFFKDRHWLFTEFPELAPQCQLNHNTSPEDSGIGDGCQRDLDQAQSREGTPQLPTDVDFPGCTATYRILEVGCGVGNTVFPILKTNNDPGLFVYCCDFSSTAVDLVKVRKKTNSEYDPGRCFAFVHDLSDDAAVYPIPNESLDVIVLIFVLSALHPDRMQSSISRLARLLKPGGVLLLRDYGRYDMAQLRFKKGRCLSDNFYVRGDGTRVYFFTQDELHEMFNLAGLEKVQNLVDRRLQVNRGKQLTMYRVWIQCKYRKPHTNPPETEDEASGAKKT; encoded by the exons ATGGCAGCACCCAATTCTGTCGGCGGGGTACTAGATGAAGCCAGCATTGAATCGGGACCAGCCCTGTCCAAATCGATATCTGAAGATTTTAAAAGGCCTCAGTTTGGAACCCGTTTCTTGACAGACCCACGTCAGGTCTTTCAACATAACGCATG GGACAATGTAGAGTGGACTCAAGAACAAGAGGCAGCTGCTAAGAAAAAGGTCCAGGAGCACAGTCAACCACTTCCTACTGAAAAACAAG AGGAATATGACTGCCGAGCAAATGAGTATTGGAATGACTTCTACACCATCCACGAGAATCGTTTTTTCAAGGACCGCCACTGGCTCTTCACTGAGTTTCCTGAGTTGGCACCGCAATGTCAGCTGAACCACAACACTAGCCCAGAGGACTCTGGGATTGGAGATGGTTGCCAACGTGATCTGGACCAGGCACAATCCAGGGAAGGCACACCTCAGCTCCCCACAGATGTTGACTTTCCTGGCTGCACTGCCACATATCGCATCCTGGAG GTTGGCTGTGGTGTGGGCAACACAGTCTTTCCTATACTGAAGACAAACAA TGACCCAGGGCTATTTGTCTACTGTTGTGATTTCTCCAGCACAGCTGTGGATCTGGTCAAGGTAAGAAAGAAG ACAAATTCCGAGTATGACCCTGGACGTTGCTTTGCCTTTGTACACGACCTAAGTGACGATGCAGCGGTCTACCCCATTCCCAATGAAAGCCTTGACGTCATAGTACTCATCTTTGTACTCTCTGCCTTACATCCCGACAG gATGCAGTCGTCCATCAGCAGGCTGGCTAGGTTGTTGAAACCTGGGGGAGTGCTGCTACTGAGGGACTATGGGCGTTATGACATGGCTCAGCTACGCTTTAAGAAAG GAAGATGTTTGTCAGACAACTTCTATGTTCGAGGAGATGGAACAAGAGTCTATTTCTTCACTCAAG ATGAACTCCATGAAATGTTCAATCTGGCAGGGCTGGAGAAAGTTCAGAATCTAGTAGATCGGCGACTGCAGGTCAACAGAGGCAAACAGCTGACGATGTATCGTGTCTGGATCCAGTGCAAGTACCGCAAGCCTCACACCAACCCACCTGAGACCGAGGACGAAGCCAGTGGGGCAAAGAAGACTTAA
- the mettl2a gene encoding tRNA N(3)-methylcytidine methyltransferase METTL2 isoform X2 has protein sequence MAAPNSVGGVLDEASIESGPALSKSISEDFKRPQFGTRFLTDPRQVFQHNAWDNVEWTQEQEAAAKKKVQEHSQPLPTEKQEEYDCRANEYWNDFYTIHENRFFKDRHWLFTEFPELAPQCQLNHNTSPEDSGIGDGCQRDLDQAQSREGTPQLPTDVDFPGCTATYRILEVGCGVGNTVFPILKTNNDPGLFVYCCDFSSTAVDLVKTNSEYDPGRCFAFVHDLSDDAAVYPIPNESLDVIVLIFVLSALHPDRMQSSISRLARLLKPGGVLLLRDYGRYDMAQLRFKKGRCLSDNFYVRGDGTRVYFFTQDELHEMFNLAGLEKVQNLVDRRLQVNRGKQLTMYRVWIQCKYRKPHTNPPETEDEASGAKKT, from the exons ATGGCAGCACCCAATTCTGTCGGCGGGGTACTAGATGAAGCCAGCATTGAATCGGGACCAGCCCTGTCCAAATCGATATCTGAAGATTTTAAAAGGCCTCAGTTTGGAACCCGTTTCTTGACAGACCCACGTCAGGTCTTTCAACATAACGCATG GGACAATGTAGAGTGGACTCAAGAACAAGAGGCAGCTGCTAAGAAAAAGGTCCAGGAGCACAGTCAACCACTTCCTACTGAAAAACAAG AGGAATATGACTGCCGAGCAAATGAGTATTGGAATGACTTCTACACCATCCACGAGAATCGTTTTTTCAAGGACCGCCACTGGCTCTTCACTGAGTTTCCTGAGTTGGCACCGCAATGTCAGCTGAACCACAACACTAGCCCAGAGGACTCTGGGATTGGAGATGGTTGCCAACGTGATCTGGACCAGGCACAATCCAGGGAAGGCACACCTCAGCTCCCCACAGATGTTGACTTTCCTGGCTGCACTGCCACATATCGCATCCTGGAG GTTGGCTGTGGTGTGGGCAACACAGTCTTTCCTATACTGAAGACAAACAA TGACCCAGGGCTATTTGTCTACTGTTGTGATTTCTCCAGCACAGCTGTGGATCTGGTCAAG ACAAATTCCGAGTATGACCCTGGACGTTGCTTTGCCTTTGTACACGACCTAAGTGACGATGCAGCGGTCTACCCCATTCCCAATGAAAGCCTTGACGTCATAGTACTCATCTTTGTACTCTCTGCCTTACATCCCGACAG gATGCAGTCGTCCATCAGCAGGCTGGCTAGGTTGTTGAAACCTGGGGGAGTGCTGCTACTGAGGGACTATGGGCGTTATGACATGGCTCAGCTACGCTTTAAGAAAG GAAGATGTTTGTCAGACAACTTCTATGTTCGAGGAGATGGAACAAGAGTCTATTTCTTCACTCAAG ATGAACTCCATGAAATGTTCAATCTGGCAGGGCTGGAGAAAGTTCAGAATCTAGTAGATCGGCGACTGCAGGTCAACAGAGGCAAACAGCTGACGATGTATCGTGTCTGGATCCAGTGCAAGTACCGCAAGCCTCACACCAACCCACCTGAGACCGAGGACGAAGCCAGTGGGGCAAAGAAGACTTAA